In Mobula hypostoma chromosome 10, sMobHyp1.1, whole genome shotgun sequence, a single genomic region encodes these proteins:
- the LOC134352910 gene encoding interferon-inducible GTPase 5-like isoform X2 — MSIRLKPCHRWLLYRPANERHRSGMGGSSSSEQVAETETPSSFTQEELSKLTSDFETGGVEKVQPLIEKKITELNKTELNIAVTGETGTGKSTFINAMRGLRSTDPGAAKSGTTETTKEPTGYSHPTLPNVRYWDLPGIGSPEFRAARYLTEMKFKRYDFFIIISACRFKENDVKLAKEIKRLGKKFYFVRSKIDIDLYNTREEKVVINEEEELEKIRSDCVRRLAEAGFPDSPVFLISGKQPEHFDFFQLSERLEGDLNNVKKIIFVLGLPNLSVGIFQRKSKILKKCLWMFATLSGVLGAVPVPGFSLACDIGILIGAIIHFWKCLGLDDASLQRLANRAGKPVEELKATAKGPLLGEITAAAIMMLGCGGSAAAVSAVEIALHHVPVIGSIFGAGSSFLMTYKILSAALKDLTENAERVGKVAFKTD, encoded by the coding sequence tgaacaggtggcagagactgagaccccctcatccttcacacAGGAAGAACTGAGCAAACTGACGTCTGATTTTGAAACAGGTGGGGTGGAAAAAGTTCAACCACTGATAGAGAAGAAAATAACTGAGCTGAACAAAACAGAGCTTAACATCGCAGTGACAGGAGAAACAGGTACAGGAAAATCCACCTTCATCAATGCCATGAGAGGACTTCGGAGCACTGATCCAGGAGCAGCTAAATCTGGGACGACAGAAACAACAAAGGAGCCAACTGGGTACTCACATCCCACTCTGCCCAATGTTCGCTATTGGGACCTGCCAGGGATTGGATCTCCAGAATTTCGAGCAGCTCGGTATCTCACAGAAATGAAATTCAAAAGATATGATTTCTTTATCATAATTTCTGCTTGTCGATTCAAAGAAAATGATGTAAAACTTGCCAAAGAGATTAAACGACTGGGGAAAAAGTTCTATTTTGTCCGCTCTAAGATTGATATTGATCTTTACAACACGAGGGAAGAAAAAGTGGTTATTAATGAAGAAGAGGAGCTGGAAAAGATTCGGAGTGATTGTGTCAGGAGGTTGGCAGAGGCAGGGTTTCCAGATTCACCTGTGTTCCTCATATCCGGTAAACAGCCAGAACATTTTGATTTCTTTCAGTTAAGTGAAAGACTCGAAGGTGATCTAAATAATGTAAAGAAAATTATCTTTGTCCTGGGCCTTCCAAATCTAAGTGTGGGGATATTTCAGAGGAAATCCAAGATTCTGAAAAAATGTCTCTGGATGTTTGCAACACTCTCTGGGGTACTGGGAGCGGTCCCAGTTCCCGGCTTCTCTCTCGCTTGTGATATCGGTATATTGATTGGAGCCATTATCCACTTCTGGAAATGCCTGGGTCTGGATGATGCTTCTCTTCAAAGACTGGCCAACAGAGCAGGAAAACCTGTGGAAGAGCTGAAGGCGACAGCAAAAGGTCCATTGCTGGGAGAAATAACCGCAGCCGCAATTATGATGTTAGGTTGTGGTGGTAGTGCTGCTGCCGTTTCGGCTGTGGAAATTGCTCTCCACCATGTCCCAGTCATTGGCTCCATTTTTGGAGCAGGCTCATCATTTCTCATGACATACAAGATACTGAGTGCTGCACTGAAGGATCTTacagagaatgcagagagagtggggaaagTTGCCTTTAAAACTGATTAA